Below is a window of Arabidopsis thaliana chromosome 2, partial sequence DNA.
aaaatatatataaataaaaatgaaaaatgcataaattaacttataaattacaaattattcaataaaattattttcgtAATGCTTCCATATATGATCAATCAATGCATTACGAAGAGAAAAATGagtctctttatttttaatctgtAGATTACGAGCCAAAAATTGTTGAAAtactttgaatatataaaaattaaaggaCTAAAATGATAAACATAGTAATTTGTAAGATTATTTATGAAACATTGAATTTTAGGGACTtaaatgcaaataaaaaagatgaaacttCAAATTTAGAGTATTGAATAGTGATACTCCAAATATAGAGTGTCACTATTCAATACTCTAAGAGCATCTCCAAGAGATACTCTATCCCCtcaaatataaagttttagGTTCTCCAAGAGATACTCCAATACTTCATAATTTAGAGTATTGAATAGTGACACTATATTTGGAGTATCACTATTCAATACTCTAAATTTGaagtttcatctttttatttgcATTTAAGTCCCTAAAATTCAATGTTTCATAAATAATCGTACAAATTACTATGTTTATCATTTGAGAATATTACGTAATTAGACACTTTTTGGAAACTTAATGCCGATTAAGGCACTTTAAAAAGATTGGGCACTTTTCTAAGCCAAATTGTCCAATTTGCCCTTCTAACTATAACTTCCTCTcgtgataatattttttgactTATATCTCtcattcttctctctcttctctttcttttttctcactttatcgaaaaataaacaaaatcaagcagaacaaaaaaacaacttttctcattattttgctatttctttatcttctcaTCACAAGTCAATTCACCAATTCGTTCTCCTATTTTGATCTTCTCGAATTCCTATGGTTTCATTGGAATCTGAGATTCAGTTTCGGCTAATTGAATGTACTCGCTTCATTAGTCAAGTTTTGGCACTGGTGGAGTACAAAAACGGCAGGTGTGTAAATGACGAAAGCGAGTACATTTAACGACAGAAGAAACAGCCAGTGATTCGCGACAGGAGATTTGGGTCTAGATCTAAAAGTCATTACTTTATTCGATGTCTCTTCTTAGTTGTTTCTCCAACGGATTTGTTATGGTTTCTTGCGACGGTTGTCTTTTATATGGTGATGAAGTGTCTGTTGGTTGGTGGAGGCGATCGAGTTGTTGGTGGCGACTGAAGCGATCGAGTTAATGAAATCCTTGACAACTCTGAAAAGAGAGGTGGTCCTCCACGCGACCAAGGATCTTTTATTGATTTTCGCAGTTTTATCTCAAAAAATGGATTATGGGACCTAAAATATTCTGGAAACCCTTTCTCGTGGCGGGGAATGAGATATGATTGGTTTGTTCGCCAACGATTAGACCGTGCAATGTCCAACAATTCTTGGCTGGAAAGCTTCCCCTCTGGAAGATCTGAGTATCTTCGTTTTGAAGGTTCTGACCACAGACCTTTAGTGGTGTTCGTTGACGAAGCTAGAGTTAAGCGGAGAGGACAGTTTCGTTTTGATAACAGACTCAGAGATAATGACGTTGTCAATGCCCTTATTCAGGAAACTTGGACAAACGCAGGAGATGCTTCTGTTCTCACCAAGATGAATCAATGTCGTAGGGAGATAATTAATTGGACAAGACTCCAAAATCTCAACTCTGCTGAATTGATAGAGAAAACCCAAAAAGCTTTAGAAGAAGCTCTCACAGCTGACCCTCCTAATCCAACTACCATAGGAGCCCTCACTGCGACGTTAGAACATGCTTACAAGTTAGAAGAGCAGTTTTGGAAGCAACGAAGTCGAGTTTTGTGGTTGCATAGTGGTGATCGAAACACCGGCTACTTTCATGCAGTTACCAGGAATAGGAGAACGCAAAATCGCCTCACTGTGATGGAGGATATCAATGGTGTTGCACAGCATGAGGAACACCAAATTTCCCAGATTATATCGGGCTATTTCCAACAAATTTTCACTTCTGAGTCTGATGGTGATTTTTCAGTGGTCGATGAAGCTATTGAACCCATGGTTTCGCAGGGAGACAACGACTTTCTAACTAGAATCCcaaatgatgaagaagtaaaagaTGCTGTCTTTAGTATCAATGCGAGTAAGGCGCCTGGTCCTGACGGTTTTACAGCGGGTTTCTACCATTCTTATTGGCATATTATTTCAACTGATGTTGGAAGAGAGATCCGGCTTTTCTTCACTTCCAAGAATTTCCCTCGCAGAATGAATGAAACACACATCCGTCTTATCCCTAAGGATTTGGGACCTCGTAAAGTTGCAGATTATCGACCAATTGCCCTGTGTAACATCTTCTATAAGATTGTTGCTAAAATCATGACGAAGAGGATGCAACTTATCCTCCCAAAGCTCATCTCTGAGAATCAGTCCGCCTTTGTGCCCGGTCGGGTAATATCAGATAACGTCCTTATTACTCATGAAGTTCTTCATTTTCTCCGCACCTCATCtgcaaaaaaacattgttcaATGGCGGTTAAAACCGACATGAGTAAGGCGTATGATCGAGTTGAATGGGACTTCCTCAAAAAAGTCCTTCAAAGATTTGGTTTCCATAGTATATGGATAGATTGGGTGCTTGAGTGTGTTACCTCTGTTTCCTACTCCTTTCTCATCAATGGGACCCCCCAAGGCAAAGTTGTTCCTACTCGGGGGTTGAGACAAGGCGACCCTTTATCCCCCTGCCTTTTCATTCTCTGTACGGAGGTATTGTCAGGTCTTTGTACGAGAGCGCAGAGGCTGAGACAACTCCCGGGGGTCAGGGTATCCATTAATGGTCCGCGGGTAAACCACTTACTCTTCGCCGACGATACCATGTTCTTCTCAAAGTCTGACCCAGAAAGCTGCAACAAACTCTCTGAAATCTTGTCAAGATATGGTAAAGCTTCAGGTCAGAGCATCAATTTTCACAAATCCTCTGTCACCTTTTCATCAAAAACCCCACGATCAGTAAAAGGACAAGTCAAGAGAATTCTGAAAATTAGGAAAGAAGGAGGCACTGGAAAATACCTTGGATTACCAGAGCACTTTGGTCGTCGTAAGAGAGATATCTTCGGGGCTATTATTGATAAAATCAGACAAAAATCTCACAGTTGGGCATCTAGATTTCTCTCGCAGGCCGGAAAACAGGTTATGCTTAAGGCTGTTTTGGCGTCGATGCCTCTCTACTCCATGTCTTGCTTCAAACTACCCTCAGCTCTATGTAGAAAGATCCAATCCCTGTTAACTCGATTCTGGTGGGATACTAAACCGGATGTACGAAAGACATCTTGGGTCGCTTGGTCAAAGCtgacaaacccaaaaaacgCTGGAGGGTTAGGCTTCCGTGACATAGAACGATGCAATGACTCCTTGCTTGCAAAGTTAGGATGGCGGTTGTTGAATTCCCCGGAATCTCTATTATCACGAATCCTTTTGGGCAAGTATTGCCATTCCTCCTCCTTTATGGAGTGCAAACTTCCTTCTCAACCCTCTCATGGTTGGAGGAGCATCATAGCTGGAAGAGAAATCCTAAAAGAAGGTCTTGGTTGGTTGATTACTAATGGAGAGAAGGTTAGCATTTGGAATGATCCTTGGCTATCTATTTCCAAACCACTAGTTCCTATTGGTCCTGCTTTGAGGGAACATCAAGATCTCCGGGTTTCAGCTCTAATCAATCAAAACACACTCCAATGGGACTGGAACAAAATCGCTGTCATTCTCCCTAACTACGAGAACCTTATTAAACAACTCCCGGCTCCATCTAGTAGAGGTGTTGATAAACTTGCTTGGCTTCCAGTAAAATCTGGACAATATACCTCTCGCTCTGGCTATGGCATTGCATCAGTAGCCTCAATCCCTATACCACAAACTCAATTCAATTGGCAATCAAACCTTTGGAAGCTTCAAACCTTGCCAAAAATCAAACACCTTATGTGGAAAGCAGCGATGGAAGCTCTCCCGGTGGGAATCCAATTGGTAAGACGCCATATATCACCTTCAGCGGCTTGTCATAGATGTGGTGCACCAGAATCGACCACTCATCTGTTTTTCCATTGTGAGTTTGCTGCCCAAGTCTGGGAGTTAGCTCCCCTTCAAGAGACTACAGTCCCACCTGGTTCTTCTATGCTAGATGCACTAAGCCTCCTCAAGAAAGCAATTATTCTACCCCCTACAGGTGTTACTAGTGCAGCGTTGTTTCCTTGGATCTGCGGCATATATGGAAAGCTAGGAACCAGTTAATCTTTCAAGAATCCCATTTCTCTGCAATAGAGACAGTGACAAGAGCTATTCTTGATGCTCTGGCCTGGCAATCAGCTCAACGGTGTTTACCAAAGACTAGAAACGTTGTACACCCAATATCTCAACTCCCGGTCCTTAGATCCGGATACTTTTGCTTCGTGGATGCGGCCTGGATAGCGCAGTCGTCGCTAGCAGGTTCGGGGTGGGTCTTTCAATCAGCAACGGCGTTGGAGAAAGAAACCGCTACCTACTCCGCCGGTTGTCGTCGGCTTCCTTCAGCCCTGTCAGCTGAAGCTTGGGCAATCAAATCAGCCCTTCTACATGCGCTACAACTGGGACGAACTGATCTAATGGTGCTCTCAGATTCCAAATCGGTGGTTGATGCCTTGACTTCTAACATCTCAATTAATGAGATCTACGGTTTGTTGATGGAGATTCGAGCTCTTCGAGTCAGCTTCCATTCCctctgttttaattttatttctcgTTCTGCTAATGCAATTGCGGATGCTACCGCTAAACTCTCTTTCTGTAATGTTGATGGCCGTGGAACTTTATCTTCCGGTTATGTacgtttggtttagttttaatgaaattgggttttgacaaaaaaaaaaaaagaatagtgACACTATATTTGGAGTATCACTATTCAATACTCTAAATTTGaagtttcatctttttatttgcATTTAAGTCCCTAAAATTCAATGTTTCATAAATAATCGTACAAATTACTATGTTTATCATTTGAGAATATTACGTAATTAGACACTTTTTGGAAACTTAATGCCGATTAAGGCACTTTAAAAAGATTGGGCACTTTTCTAAGCCAAATTGTCCAATTTGCCCTTCTAACTATAACTTCCTCTcgtgataatattttttgactTATATCTCtcattcttctctctcttctctttcttttttctcactttatcgaaaaataaacaaaatcaagcagaacaaaaaaacaacttttctcattattttgctatttctttatcttctcaTCACAAGTCAATTCACCAATTCGTTCTCCTATTTTGATCTTCTCGAATTCCTATGGTTTCATTGGAATCTGAGATTCAGTTTCGGCTAATTGAATGTACTCGCTTCATTAGTCAAGTTTTGGCACTGGTGGAGTACAAAAACGGCAGGTGTGTAAATGACGAAAGCGAGTACATTTAACGACAGAAGAAACAGCCAGTGATTCGCGACAGGAGATTTGGGTCTAGATCTAAAAGTCATTACTTTATTCGATGTCTCTTCTTAGTTGTTTCTCCAACGGATTTGTTATGGTTTCTTGCGACGGTTGTCTTTTATATGGTGATGAAGTGTCTGTTGGTTGGTGGAGGCGATCGAGTTGTTGGTGGCGACTGAGAGAGCGTTATGACTTATTCATCATCTTgttctatatatgtataacttATGTGTTGGTATAAACAACCATATGGATTGCACATCTTGGACACACATCAATGGACAATGTTGCATTTGTTTACCATTAATGTGTCATCGCTGGATATGGATCcattatataattatgataATGTCCATACTCTATACACAAGTGAATAttggtcaaagaaaaatggacGGTGTATTTCTGTTGAGATTGAGTTCTTGATTAAATATGTAAGATAAAATGCTTCAATGAGAAcatgaataagaagaagaagctcaagcaaaagaagaatatgcaTGGGAGAAGATGAAATAATAAGTGATTGGgctaattgttttgttaggcCTAAATGAGTAAGTGTGTTATGTTAGTTAAAGTTTAGCTTAGTGAAGAGTTGTtagagttgttgttgtgtagGAGTTGTTGGTAAACCTTGCTTGTAAGCTTGGGTATACCTTAGAGACTAGAGTAATGATGTCTTAAAGTAAGGTCTAGGTCTAAGTAGAAGCATAATGCAAGTGTGTACTTAGTAGAAGTAAACTAGTATgaatatgtgtgtgtatgtcTTATAATAAGAATCTATCTTTGAATCCAATACAAAAATGTTGACAACtaatgttttcacttttctctctcttactaATCGTTTTATGTCTTCGtgtcaaaacaagaaactaacCAAAGACTGAGAGAATGAGAGTGAAGGTTCTTTTTGTGCTTGAGTTAAAATGAGTGAGTGAAACAAAGCATTAAAGAGAACTAAGAGATGTAAGAGAAGTGAACCTCTAAAAGTTAAATAGAGGAAGAACCCAAAAgttcaacaaattttttatcaaCGATTATTGTTCATGTATAAATTTGTGCATTGATATAAAACAAACTGTGAGTTACTAGGTGACCATTTGGACTTGATTGTTTGGACACTCGTCAGTGAACaattatatctttaaaaagaatatcTAAATGATTTAGAATGACTAAATGTTCTTTAAGAATCAGATGGATGAAACTTTGTGGACAACAATCGTACCAAAAGCACCACATATAGCTTTTCCAATTCTTAACATGTAAGACCAAAAGATTCACAACTCTCATCATAACAATCTGCACAATCCACGATGCGTCATCCATAATGTGCCATCCATATAAACATTCCATTATCGTCATCCACATTGTTAGAACTAAGATACAAACATTCCATAAACAagcaaaatctaaaatctaaaaagcCAACAATCATATGATCAGTTTAACGTCATCAAATTCAAGAGAGTGGCCAAGTGCTATGCAATGATAAGAGTATCCATATACATGTGAACAAATTGTCAAAACAAATTGGTGATTGCAGCTAATGTAAAAAGTCATATGGATATAGAGGTGTGGATAGGTGTGTGATCTAAACACATCATTTCTAGATCCGGAAGATGTATCTGTTGGGAAACGATAGCTccaataaaaccaaatatcaCATCTTCCCTAGCATTTTTGAGATAGAAAGAGATTAACACAAAGTTATTGTTAGCCAAAGTTTTTGAAGACCAACTACGTATCTATAGGCTGGAAATAGagcaaaaattaaacaagGAATTCAAGGTGTTCCCAGAGAAGGGTATTAGAATTTTAACTGGAAAACTAGATGcattttaacaaatcaaatttcaatgtCAATTCACAACATTCATATCACTGGATCCTAACTTGGGATTGAGTCAACTacttaatttaaaattcttcAAGTAATTTGTCAAATCGATCCTAACTTGGGATTGAATCCTATCTTACTATTTATCAATTTAACATTCAATCTTAAGAAACAGATAAAGCCAAGTAAAAATCCAATACGAGAGAGgataaaatttggttaaagaTGCTCTTACCTCTCCCAAACAATGattcagtttttcttcttccccaattCAAACATCCTTAGTGATCTGAGTTGAGACCAATATTTTCTGTCTTAATCTTCGGCGAATTGGATTTCTAATGTTAATAATCCTTCGATAAGAAACGATGGTGGTGGCCATAAGTTTTCCAGCGAATGgagaaaaatatacaaaagtaaaaaaaaaaaaaaaaaattagggtaAACATAGATTTTGATTGTGAATTTAGGATAACCTCataattttcatgattttgtaaaaattatagagaacgacaatgattttgaaagagagattgaaaatgatgaaaaacaaaagaatatggaagagagagatgataaaAGGGGGATAGTTTCTTACCCACACGATCTCatcaaaaataagtttaataattattgtGTCATCATTACTTCAGGGGTAAATTAGTCCAATTTCTCCTCAAAAAGATGGCAAAGTGCCTAATCCCTGAAAAGTGcctcaaaaggaataaaattctttaaaagtGTCTAAACGTGTCACATTCCCTTATCATTTTAGtcctttaatttttatatattcaaaatatttcaacacTTTGACTCGTAATCTacagattaaaaataaagagactTATCTATCTCTTCGTAATGCATTGATTGATCACATATGAGAGCATTacgaaaataattttattgagtaatttgtaatttataagttaatttatgtatttttaatttttatttatatgtattttatttataaatgtattgttttgttaattaagattatgtgtaatattttaatgtatgTTTTAGTGTTATTATTAAagttatatagttttaaaataattatgaacaATATAAAGACTATAATGCAAAACACATATTTTAGAAACTTCATATTTAAAGTATACTCTTGGAGAAGAAACTACTCATACTTTATATTTGAAGTTTACatactctatatataaaatatcttttggATATGCTCTAAATTATATTGGATTATCTTTTAGAGAACctaaaactttatatttgaGGGATAGAGTATCTCTTGGAGATGCTCGTGGTAGTTCAATATTGTACCTTAACTGTAACGTAAATGTTGTTATCTTTACTTAGACGTCTTTGATATGTAAAAATTCTATCTCTGTATCCTGTTTGTACTGGCCTCTCCAAGGTTCACCATTATTGGATGATGCACTGggttgatatatataacataactttttggcaaaaaaaagaaacaagaaaaaaaaaacagtctcTTTGGCGATAGCGATTTGGTCGGAGATTTCTCCGATTACATTGATTGGGACTTTAGTGAATCTTCACAGAAGCAACTTCACGGAGAACGGCGAGAAGAATGTGGAATTGAGAGCGTCGTTAGAGGATCGAGAAGCGTCGGCCGTTTCACTGGAGAGATCTAGTGTTGTTCGTTGATGAAGGGGTTCTAATTTCGATACCTAACGGAATTGATCATTGATAAGGTCTCATTCCGGTGGCAATCGTCGTCGCCGGAAACAATGTGCACAGATACGACCTTGAGGTTAGTTTATTCCTTTAAAATCTAATcacaacaaaatatatcatttgtaTTCATGGGATTATGTTCATTGTAATGGATTTGAGGATTTGGTAGATAAAAGTAGTAAAAATTGTGGATTGAAGAATTTTCTTGTGAGAGATGGTTGATGTAAGGGAAGGATCATATTCTGGAACATTTGTTAGCTTTGGTTACTTCTCACCATTGTGATGAAATTTGCTATATCCAGGGGATGATTCAAGTGAGAGAaagataaagtttttttgcCTTCAGTCTGATTCTGCATTGAATACTTCCAGTGGGCTGCAGGTTAGTGCTTAGTGTTCTTTTGATATCCTTGCATTGTCATTCCGTTGATGGCTATTCTATTGCCTCCAATGTATACTCATTCCACTTATTGGCTCCAATGTATACTCATTCCACTTATTGCCTCCAATGTATACTCACTCCACTTATTGGCTATGGGCTGCAGGTTGGTGCTTAGTGTTCTGTTGATACTCATTCCACATATTACCACTCTCTAATTTTGTGACGTCAGGAtaatacttaaaaacgttGTAGCAAAGCGGGAGATggcgaagaagagagagagtccCAAgctcatcaaaatcaaagacgCCATTAAACTCATCAACCAACAAGTCAGTCTCATTGGTATCGTCCTTGAACaaagagaaccaaaacaaTGTCGCAACAATGGTacttatccaaaaaaaaccaaaatttgagTTAAATACATAGAATTTTGCTTGAATCTGAATCTTagttggtttgttttgtgaaaGCCCTAACATTTGACCCAACAAAATCTGAAagttggatttttttcttagattgGATTTGTACGCTACGGATAATTGATGATACGTATCCAAGTCCTGGACTTACTGTTAATGTATTTAGTAAGACTCTTGAACAACTTCCTCAAATCAAGAACCACGACGACATGATTCTGTTTACTCGCATTAAGGTACAAAGACCTCTTCATTTTCCTTCTGTGTTTTGTGCAGGaggttataaagtttggatttttattgtGTAGATGCAAACTTTTGATAGTGGAGAAAGAGTAAATGCTGCTTGTAGTAGATGGGTTTCTTCCTTTGCCTTGTTCGAAGGTGtggattttgtttgttaccaATGTAGTACCAATtttcatgaagaagaagcattatACAAGAGTGCCATGGATGATTTACGCAAAGTTTTTGCGGGTTGTAGCCAAGTTATTAAAGGTAACACTGTGagcttcttttgctttcaacTATGCATATAGTATAATGGCTTTGGATAGCTTGGAACGATTCTCATAAGCTTTCATTTACTGTTTTGGTACTTAGCTATGCAGAGTATATCTTACAGAACAAAACCTTGCTCCGAAGTTTTTTCCTTCTTGAGAGAGATCAAGATAGGAAAACGCTTTGATTTGGTGTGCAGGGTAATATGCTCTATACTCTCTATTAACTGTGAGAAAGCTTTTTAACTCTTCATTCCTCTATACCACTTCATTGTtacttcaaatctttttttggctccttttatgttttgttgactGATCCTACCTTGTTTCCTGCTGTTTCTTGTGATGGAGATTCTCCATGCCGATGAAGATACTAGCGCTGTTTTTGTTTGGGACGGGACTGATGCACCCCCAGCATCTATTCTGGCTAAGTGAGTATTAACTGCGAaggaaaaaagttttaaatccTCACATTATCTGTTTTGAGTCATTCATTTAGGCTTGACTCTACGCTTTCCATATCCTACGCttactcttcttctatttGGTGTACAATGTTTGGCTATCGACAGGagaagtgaagaagacaagGCATTTAGCAGTCTCTCTGTTCATACTTTACTGTCAAGAGATGTACTGCTCAGCTTTCCAACCGTTGGAACGATCTTGAGAGTTCATCTAAGCAGTCATCTATTTTATCGGGTTAAACCTGGTGATTGGGTGAAACTTTACCATTTACTCTGTGAAGTTGATAGAGGATCTTGGGTAATCAAAGTTACCAGCTCTACAAAGGTTCATCATCTCGCTCAAGATGATCGTTTAGTTGAAAAGATCATGAGGTTTGTACTTCTTGATATTTCTTTCAGTAACTACTTCCGACCTTTTTGCATACCATGAGAATCTCTtaccattttgttttataatctAATGTGCCAAAAACTAGGATATATGATAAGAGACTATCATCAAAGTTGGGACACATTTCATTCTGGTGTTTTCCGTCACCTCCTGGATTAACAGGTTGCAATACTTCTCTTTTACTTAATGAGCAGGATCTAATCTCAACGAATGTTTTTCTCTGTGTCAATCTTTAGACAGACTTCCTTAACATTCTTGGTGTCTTGCAGAGACAGATGACAATTGTGCCCCATTTGTTACACTGATGGACATCATAACATTCCCCAAGGTACCATTCATGAATCTATTTGCTGTATTCCCTGAAAAGATTAAGAATACTTTTATGTGATCGCCTACGTTGTTATTACAGGTTACATGCAAGTACAGATGTATTGTTCGGGTTGTAGCTGCATATCCTTGGCAAGTAGAGGATTTCTGTTCAGATGAGAATCGCCGTCACCACCAAGTTTTGTTGACACTGGAGGATTCAACAGCGACTTTAGAGGCTTTCTTATGCAATAAAGACGCAGTAAATACACCATTTGGTCTATTTGCATCTAAACTGTCAACAAAGATCGTCTCTGATAGCCTAATCTAGATTTTATTGGCAGGAGTACTtttggggtttagggtttcagGACACAGAGACGCTGAGGAAGAAGCGGAATTGGTTGCTCGGTATACGGGAAAGCTCGAACTTTGTGGCTCCAAGAAATCCACCATGGATCGAGTGCTGCATCCTCTCCTACTATACTAACAAAGCTGACCCGTGGAATACTAGATTATACAGAATCTTTGGTACTAGACTACTTCATTAAGTATTTGTAAGTGTTAAAAGAGGATTAAATAGTTTAGTATTAGGCTCATGTTAAGAATGTTGGATTTGGCTTACTTAAGTATGGTAGTTGTGTTGTTTTAGTTCATGAAGACCTTGTAACCAAAAGAACATCTTCATGATATTaaccaaatccaaagactGAACACAAAAATATCTTCCTCTAGACCTAAAGAGTTAATAGAAGCAGCAGGCAATATACACATTTTCATTGTGGAACAACTCTACCttgttcaaagttttaaaatggtttcGACCTGTGGAATGTTTCACTAACAGTCCTTCATAAAACTCCACAATCTT
It encodes the following:
- the AtPOT1a gene encoding Nucleic acid-binding, OB-fold-like protein (Protection of Telomeres 1a (AtPOT1a); CONTAINS InterPro DOMAIN/s: Nucleic acid-binding, OB-fold-like (InterPro:IPR016027), Nucleic acid-binding, OB-fold (InterPro:IPR012340), Telomere end binding protein (InterPro:IPR011564); BEST Arabidopsis thaliana protein match is: Nucleic acid-binding, OB-fold-like protein (TAIR:AT5G06310.1); Has 30201 Blast hits to 17322 proteins in 780 species: Archae - 12; Bacteria - 1396; Metazoa - 17338; Fungi - 3422; Plants - 5037; Viruses - 0; Other Eukaryotes - 2996 (source: NCBI BLink).); this translates as MAKKRESPKLIKIKDAIKLINQQVSLIGIVLEQREPKQCRNNDWICTLRIIDDTYPSPGLTVNVFSKTLEQLPQIKNHDDMILFTRIKMQTFDSGERVNAACSRWVSSFALFEGVDFVCYQCSTNFHEEEALYKSAMDDLRKVFAGCSQVIKAMQSISYRTKPCSEVFSFLREIKIGKRFDLVCRILHADEDTSAVFVWDGTDAPPASILAKRSEEDKAFSSLSVHTLLSRDVLLSFPTVGTILRVHLSSHLFYRVKPGDWVKLYHLLCEVDRGSWVIKVTSSTKVHHLAQDDRLVEKIMRIYDKRLSSKLGHISFWCFPSPPGLTETDDNCAPFVTLMDIITFPKVTCKYRCIVRVVAAYPWQVEDFCSDENRRHHQVLLTLEDSTATLEAFLCNKDAEYFWGLGFQDTETLRKKRNWLLGIRESSNFVAPRNPPWIECCILSYYTNKADPWNTRLYRIFGTRLLH